DNA from Gammaproteobacteria bacterium:
AGCGAGGCCTTGAGCGGGGCGCCTTCTTCAATCAGGTTGATCGTTTCCATGGAGAACGCGGAGAAGGTGGTGAAGCCGCCTAATAAGCCAATCAGCAATCCGGCGCGCCATACCGGCCCAAGGTTCAGGCGCTCCGTGAGCAACACAAACAGTATACCCATCAACAGGCAGCCGAGCACGTTGACGGCCAAGGTGCCATAAGGAAACTGACGGCCCGCCAGCGCATGCACCCCACTGGACATCCAAAAGCGCAGTAGAGAGCCGGCGGCGCCGCCTGCTGCAATGGCGATGAGTTGTGTCACGCTTTGTCCTTCTTGTTGGTTTTAGTGTTGGCCTTGGCTTGCCTGTCGAGTTCACGCAGGCGGGCGAGTTTTTCGCCGATCTTGATTTCCAGCCCGTGTGCAACAGGATTATAATAAATTTTCTCCGCCATTTCCTCCGGGAAATAGCGTTCGCCCGCAGCGTAGGCCTCGGCCTCGTCGTGGGCGTAGCGGTAACCCTTGCCGTAATCGAGATTTTTCATCAGGCGGGTGGGGGCGTTGCGTAGTTGCAGTGGCACCTCGAGTGAGCCGAGGGTGCGCGCGTCATCCATGGCGGCATTGAAGGCGGTGTAAACGGCGTTGCTCTTGGCGGCGCAGGCGAGATACACGACCGCCTGGGCGATCGCCAGTTCGCCCTCGGGGCTGCCGAGGCGCTCCTGGACATCCCAGGCCTCGAGGGCGAGGGTGAGCGCGCGCGGGTCGGCGTTGCCGATGTCTTCGCTCGCCATGCGCAGCACGCGGCGTGCGATATACAAAGGATCGCAGCCGCCATCCAGCATACGTGCCAGCCAATAGAGCGAGGCGTCGGGAGACGAT
Protein-coding regions in this window:
- the crcB gene encoding fluoride efflux transporter CrcB; translated protein: MTQLIAIAAGGAAGSLLRFWMSSGVHALAGRQFPYGTLAVNVLGCLLMGILFVLLTERLNLGPVWRAGLLIGLLGGFTTFSAFSMETINLIEEGAPLKASLNVLLSVFISLAATWLGVVAGRQL